One Vitis vinifera cultivar Pinot Noir 40024 chromosome 8, ASM3070453v1 genomic window carries:
- the LOC100249478 gene encoding NAC domain-containing protein 90: MEDMPPGFRFFPTEEELVSFYLHYKLEGRRHDLDRMMGRVIPVVDIYDHNPWDLPQISGDLCHGDHEWFFFIPRQEREARGGRPNRLTTSGYWKATGSPGHVYSSGQNSRIIGGKRTMVYYEGRAPHGRKTEWKMNEYKAIDGEAATSNTANPPLRQEFSLCRVYMKTKCLRAFDRRPSGALGREAASGRARGDEAAATSRHQNPQMVERTSSPESSSSSGDHANPSQTGESSNWEMSADNPPLWEWEQLNWF, encoded by the exons ATGGAGGATATGCCCCCAGGGTTTCGCTTCTTCCCAACGGAAGAAGAGCTGGTTTCATTCTATTTGCACTACAAGCTTGAAGGAAGGAGACATGACTTGGACCGGATGATGGGTCGGGTTATTCCGGTTGTGGATATCTATGATCACAATCCCTGGGATCTTCCAC AGATTTCGGGAGATTTGTGTCATGGAGATCATGAATGGTTCTTCTTCATTCCAAGACAGGAGAGAGAAGCCCGTGGAGGAAGACCCAATCGACTCACAACTTCTGGATACTGGAAAGCTACTGGATCTCCTGGCCATGTTTACTCATCTGGCCAAAACAGTCGCATAATTGGCGGAAAGAGAACCATGGTTTACTATGAAGGAAGGGCTCCCCACGGAAGAAAAACTGAATGGAAGATGAACGAGTATAAAGCCATTGATGGGGAAGCTGCCACTTCAAACACTGCAAATCCACCG TTACGACAAGAGTTCAGTCTGTGCCGAGTGTACATGAAAACCAAGTGCTTGCGAGCATTTGACAGACGGCCTTCGGGAGCATTGGGTCGCGAAGCAGCTTCTGGGCGAGCTAGAGGGGATGAAGCAGCAGCAACGTCTCGCCATCAGAACCCTCAAATGGTGGAGAGAACAAGCTCGCCTGAGAGCTCATCCTCATCAGGAGACCATGCCAATCCCTCTCAAACTGGGGAGAGCAGCAACTGGGAAATGAGCGCTGATAATCCACCTCTCTGGGAATGGGAACAACTGAATTGGTTCTAA
- the LOC100249425 gene encoding vacuolar protein sorting-associated protein 55 homolog has product MFSSSILLQILACALYNNWWPMLSALMYILVPMPCLFFGGGSTQFLTSRDGGGWIDAAKFLTGASAVGSIAIPIILRHADLIGNGAMWIEFFSFLVFVCTVMCFHHANLEDEW; this is encoded by the exons GCTTGTGCACTATACAACAACTGGTGGCCAATGTTATCAG CTCTCATGTATATACTGGTGCCTATGCCTTGTTTGTTCTTTGGGGGTGGTTCCACTCAATTCTTAACCAGCCGAGATGGTGGGGG TTGGATAGATGCGGCTAAGTTCTTAACAGGGGCATCAGCAGTGGGGAGCATAGCCATTCCTATTATCCTTAGGCATGCTGATCTGATAGGGAATGGAGCTATGTGGATTGAGTTCTTCTCCTTCCTCGTATTTGTCTGCACTGTCATGTGTTTTCATCATGCTAACCTTGAAGATGAATGGTGA